One stretch of Castor canadensis chromosome 12, mCasCan1.hap1v2, whole genome shotgun sequence DNA includes these proteins:
- the C12H1orf162 gene encoding transmembrane protein C1orf162 homolog isoform X1, with product MGGSHSASTTKIDTPTVAPTTSSLSCLSNYPTLILAFFAGVLLTLLLMAFVFLIIKSCRRCHPSPQVLDPHSDSPAKLSSIPKESLTYASMTFRPSEEKSSHLTENCSADSDPVVYAHVKVTKSHLPVQ from the exons ATGGGAGGAAGTCACTCCGCATCTACAACCAAAATTG ACACCCCCACGGTAGCCCCAACAACCAGCTCGCTATCCTGCCTCTCCAATTATCCCAC TTTAATCTTGGCCTTCtttgctggggttctactgacaCTGTTGCTGATGGCGTTTGTCTTCCTCATCATAAAGAGCTGCAGAAGAT GTCACCCCAGTCCTCAAGTCCTGGATCCTCACTCAGATTCTCCTGCCAAG CTTTCATCCATACCAAAGGAGTCACTTACCTATGCCAGCATGACTTTCAGACCATCAGAAGAAAAGAGCAGCCACCTGACTGAAAACTGCTCTGCAGACTCGGACCCCGTTGTCTACGCGCACGTTAAAGTGACAAAATCACATCTGCCTGTTCAATGA